The Deltaproteobacteria bacterium region CGGTCCGAGCGGTCTGTTTGCCGTGTCGGTGAGGGACGTCCTGATCTTCGCCTTCGAGCTCTTCGTCGGGCTCACCCTCCTCTTCAATCGCGCTCCGGTGAGGCAGCCGGAGAAGGCGCGGGACATCCTCGTCCCCTTGCTCGGAACCTTCTTCATCTACACCTTCGCCTTCGCCACCCGGGCGCCCGCCCCGCTCAGGGAAAACCTGATGCCCGCCGCCTTGCGGGACGTGGCCGCGGTCGTGGCCCTCCTGGTGAGCGTCGTGGGCTATGCAGTCGCCGTCTGGTCGGTCGTGTGTCTCGGACGCTCCTTCGCGCTCCTCGTTTCCGTGCGGACGCTCGTTCGTCGCGGGCCCTATCGGTACGTTCGTCATCCGATGTACCTCGGCTACATCCTTCTGTTCGCCGGGATCCTGATCGGAGCCCTCTGCCCGATCGTCATCGCGTTGACGGTGGTCTGTGTCTCGCTGACGGTCTGGCGTGCGCGGCTCGAAGAGGACGCCCTCACGCGACACGGCGGGAAGTATCGCGAATACGCGACGCAGACCGGCTTCCTCCTGCCGAGGCTCCGCG contains the following coding sequences:
- a CDS encoding isoprenylcysteine carboxylmethyltransferase family protein; the encoded protein is MTLPPTLSRWMTLVEKYVFSLFFLLLAYKQLHALGTSVALLGERWALPLGPSGLFAVSVRDVLIFAFELFVGLTLLFNRAPVRQPEKARDILVPLLGTFFIYTFAFATRAPAPLRENLMPAALRDVAAVVALLVSVVGYAVAVWSVVCLGRSFALLVSVRTLVRRGPYRYVRHPMYLGYILLFAGILIGALCPIVIALTVVCVSLTVWRARLEEDALTRHGGKYREYATQTGFLLPRLRASRPL